The sequence below is a genomic window from Marispirochaeta sp..
GAGGCAAGAACAGCAAAGTCTCCTGCAAGATTGAGGTTCCGTTCAAAGGCAACCTCGACTCCGTGAAACGGGATATCCGGAATAAAGCCAAGCTGGGCAATAAGCCCCGCGTAGGGACGATCAATATGGGAGGGTACGACCAGGGCTCCACGGGAAACGGCCTCTTCGAATAGACGGTCGACCGAAAGATCCGTAGCAGTACCCAGGTATTTTTCTATTTCCCCCACAATGGTGCCATACTCATCGACCGCAACCTGGTCTCCCATTTTTGAAGGGGTATTGTAGATATCCGGCAGATGGGCGTAGATAAAAGCCGCGAAATCCTCCGCTACACCAAGGCCGGCAAAAAAAATGAGAACATGAGCTTCCTCCACGGTAGTGACCTCGATTCCGGGAATAACCGCAATGCCCATATCACTCCCCAGTCGCACAAGAGGAGCGCAGTTGGCCGTCGCGTTATGGTCGGACAGGGCGATCAGGGAGAGCCCTTTTTCTGCCGCGCCGTCGATAATTGCCCGGGGAGACATTTCCAGGGAGCCACAGGGAGACAGACAGCTGTGGATATGCAAATCCGCCGTAATCATGCCGCTGTCTCCTTTATACTAACTAGAGTAATGCAGATATCTCCGCGCTGACCTGAAACTGGCTTTTAGACGTGGAAAAGATTGCCACACCATCACTCTCGGCCGCCTCGCGCATGCCTTCATCCGGCTCCCGGCCGTTGCAGAGCACAACTGCCCGTAAACCGGCAAGACCGCATACGGCGATGGTGTTTTTATGTGCCTGAATTGTTACAAGAACACCGCCGTCGGGGGCATTGGCCATGACGTCGCTGAGCAGATCAGAGGTATATCCGCCGGTTATCTGTGCACCCGGATCAGGCAGGAATACTGCCGTGTATCCTAACGCGTCCTGTAATTGAGTAATTTTCATGGTCGAGGACCTCCTTGCGATAGATAGATAATTGCTGTGGCGTCTGTTCCCTTTCCGAGCTCCGAGGTCAGGGAAAAATCATCAACCACTCGTTTAACATTCGGAAGCCCCATTCCTGCTCCGAATCCCAGGGAACGGATCCACTCATTTGCGGTTGAGAATCCTACCTCCAATGCCTGGTCAACATCAGGTATTCCCGGACCGGTGTCTACAGTACGAACTTCTATGTGCTCCGGATCCAGGCGGAAAATCAGTTTACCTCCATGGGAATGGACAACCAGGTTCATCTCCAATTCGTAACAGGCCACCGCGGCACGCCGTATGGTCTGAGGATCAAAACCATGCTTTTTCAGTATCCGCTTGATATCCGCCGAAGCCTTGCCGGCGTTCTCGAAATCGTGGCGCACCACGTAATGCTGCAGAGACGCAACCCCTTTAACGGCATCTTCACTGGAATCCTGGCTCAATTCCCCTTCCAGCTCCTCCACAATACGGTTTACTTCGCTGAGGAGGGTGGTATTGATATCCCGGATGGTAATGATACCGCAGAGTTCCCGGTTTTTGTTCAGCACCGGGAACCGTCCGTACTGGTATTTGCTAAAGTAGCTTATGGCAAAAGAGAGGGGCATATCATCTTCCAGAACCTTGATGTTCCTAGTCATGTGGCCCTCTGCACTCTCGTCAATGGTACCTTCATCAAAGGCCGTCAGGATATCGTGCATGCTGACAATACCCAGCAGCCGCTTGTCCTCGACAATGGGAACCCCGGTAATGCTGGCTTCTTTCATGCGGTGCTGAATGGTACGCAACGTTTCGGTCTTGCCGCCGGTAACCAGCTCCCGGGACATAACATCCTTGATTTTGAGGCGAAAAATGAGTTCGGTCAGTGCAGTAGGAATGTTCTGGGAAACAAAAGAGACCGGAGGACGCTGATCAGGCACCGCATTCCGCCGTTGTAATCAGGTGATGCAGCGTAACGCAGGCATCAAAAAGGGTCATCCCGGTAGAAAGGAGGGAGATTCCCATTTCCGAGGCCAGTTTGATCATGGCCGCCGAGGGCCGTTTACCGTTAACCAGGATAACACCAAGGGCATCTACGACATGGGCTGTGCGCAGGGTCTGCTCCGAGTTCAGAGCAGTGATCAGCAGCAGGTTTTCCTTGTCAAAAACAAGTACCTCACTCATCAGGTCGCCGGCGGTAACATTCTTTACCTCCACGGACTCATAGTCTTCACCACGATGAAACTCTTCGCATTCGAGGCACGAGCTGATATCAGGAAAACGCATGTAATCTCCTTCCTTTTATTTCCTTGGCCTGATTATATGCATTCAGTATAAAGAAAAGTCGGCATTCTGACCAGCGGTATTCTGCCTGAGCCGATAGTTCCCAGCCAGCCCAATCCCCCTGCCTGCACCGGCAGTAAAGCCCTGCTTATCGTGAGATTCAACTCCATGGCTGTCTGCCCGCCTTTTTCTACTTTTTCTCGGTTCCGGTAATGGTTCCGAGTTTCTTCTTTTCCCTGCTTGATTTCGACTTGATATCGTAAATAACCGCGAGGGCAATAATCGCGCCCCTGACTATCTGCTGCAGATAGGAATTAACGTTAGTCAGATTCATTATGTTATTCAGGAATCCCACAATGAAGGCTCCGGCTACTGTTCCTCCGGCCGTTCCAACCCCGCCGGAAAAACTCGTTCCGCCGATAATAGACGAGGTTAATGCCTGGAACTCGTAATTAATCGCCCCGTTCGGCAGCCCCGAGTTTACCCGGGACATGAAAAGTACTCCGGCGACTCCCACCAGAACCCCGTTAACCAGAAACGCGATCATCTTGTTTCGATTAACATTTATTCCCGAGGCAACGGCTGCCTCTTCGTTCCCCCCTATGGCAAAAAGTGAACGTCCGAAGCGGGTGTGCTTCAGGATATACCAGGTCAGGAAAAAGAAGACCAGCAGAAAAACCACCGGCGTAGGGATAAAACCGATAAATCCCTGACCGAAAACAGTGTACCCGCCGATCTGGTATATATTCTGCCCGTTCGTGTACAGCAGCGCAGCACCACGAGCCATGGCCTGCATTGCCAGAGTCGCGATAAAGGGGGGAGTTTTAAATTTCGTGACCATAAGACCGTTAATAAAGTTTGCAAAAACTGCTACCGCGATCGCCACAAAAAACGCCAAGGGCAGGGATCCGCTTATCTTGTATACCGACACTGATAAAACCCCGGATAAGGCCAGAACCGAACCGGAGGAAAGGTCAAGCAAACCGCATATAATCAGGATGGTTTCCCCGAAAGCAAGGATAGTCGTAACAGATATCTGCCGGGAAACATTGGAAAGGTTTGTCGGAGTAAGAAAGTTGGGATTTATAAGGGACGACACTACTATCAAAACGATCAGCACCAGAAGTATACTGTAGCGGTTTCTTACAGCCCCCCAGAACTGCTGAAAATATCCTGCATTAATTTTCATTGACTGCCTCTTCCATACGTAGCCCAGTAGCCATTTTCATAACAGCCTCCTGGGAAAAATCTTTTCTTTCGAGAACCCCGGCGATTCGTCCTTTTGACATCACGTAAATGCGGTCGCACATTCCGAGAAGCTCCGGAAGTTCTGAGGAAACAATAATTATAGCTTTATCTGAGCCCACGAAGGAGTTCATCAGCTTGTAGATCTCATACTTTGCACCAACATCTATTCCGCGGGTTGGTTCATCCATAATCAGGACGTCCGGATCATTAATCATCCATTTTGCCAGCACAACCTTCTGCTGGTTTCCGCCGCTCAGGGAATCCACAGTGGTTTCATAGCTGGGTGTTTTAACATTCATTTGATCGCAGATGTTTTTAACGAACATAACTTCCTTACGGGCATGAAGCCTGCCTTTATAGAAGAACTTTTTAAGGTTGGCCAGTGTAACGTTTTCCCGAACACCCCGTATCGGGATAATCCCGTATCGGCGTCTGTCTTCGGACAGCATAACAACGCCATTGTCAATACAGCCATGCACTGACCTGCTCTTTACTTCTTTGCCGTCCTTGTAAATGGTTCCTGCTGAATACGGATCAAGACCGAATATTGCCCGCATAACTTCGGTCCGCCCGGCACCCATAAGTCCGGCGAATCCCACGATCTCCCTTCTGCGTACGGAGAAGCTGACATTCTCAAAATAGCCTTCCCTGGTGAGTCCCTGAACCTCAAATACCGGTTCCCCTGCTTCGACCTGATCTTTCGGAAATTCCTTGGACAATTCCCGCCCGACCATTAGGGTTATTACCTCGTCTATGGTTATATTGTCCCGGCTTCGGGTATCCACAACACTGCCGTCCCGCAATACGGTAATCTCGTCGGCGATCCGGAAGATCTCGTCCATTTTATGGGAAATATAAATGATGCTTGTGCCGTTCTTTTTCAGTTTTTCTATTTTTTTAAAGAGGAACTCAACCTCCTTCTGGGTTATGGCCGAAGTCGGCTCATCCATAATGATGATTTCCGATTTACAGGAGATGGCCTTTACTATTTCCAGCATCTGGACATCGGAGACAGACAGGTCCTTCATTCTTGTCGTGGGCGAATACTGCAGGCCTTCTTCATGCAGCAGCCTTCCGGTTTCCGCGCGTATCTTTTTCCAATCCACCTTTCCCCATCTGTTGACCGGAAGCCTGCCGACAAAAAGGCTTTCTTCTACGGTGAGTTCGGGAATGTAGTTCAGCTCCTGAAAAATCATGGATATTCCATGTTCCCGGGCCTGGGTCGGATTATTAATTGTTACCGGCTTTTCATCTATAAATATGGAGCCTCTATCCTGCTTATAGACTCCATTGATTATTTTCATCAATGTGGATTTACCGGCACCGTTTTCTCCGCAGAGAACGTGTACGGTACCTGTGCGAACAGAAAAGTTAATATTGCTCAGAGCTTTTACACCGGGAAAGGATTTCTCAATACCGGAAACCCTCAGCTTAATACCTTCCATATGATTCCCTGATTAGTAAACTGTACAGCTTTTGCATACCGATCTCATACAAGGGCAGAAACAATACCAATCATATTGTTTCTGCCGGCAGTTTTGATTGTATCATACCGGGTCCCGGAATGGTCTCCGGGACCCCAGGGTGCAGTTGTTTTTTACAAGG
It includes:
- a CDS encoding CBS domain-containing protein is translated as MPDQRPPVSFVSQNIPTALTELIFRLKIKDVMSRELVTGGKTETLRTIQHRMKEASITGVPIVEDKRLLGIVSMHDILTAFDEGTIDESAEGHMTRNIKVLEDDMPLSFAISYFSKYQYGRFPVLNKNRELCGIITIRDINTTLLSEVNRIVEELEGELSQDSSEDAVKGVASLQHYVVRHDFENAGKASADIKRILKKHGFDPQTIRRAAVACYELEMNLVVHSHGGKLIFRLDPEHIEVRTVDTGPGIPDVDQALEVGFSTANEWIRSLGFGAGMGLPNVKRVVDDFSLTSELGKGTDATAIIYLSQGGPRP
- a CDS encoding iron-sulfur binding hydrogenase — encoded protein: MKITQLQDALGYTAVFLPDPGAQITGGYTSDLLSDVMANAPDGGVLVTIQAHKNTIAVCGLAGLRAVVLCNGREPDEGMREAAESDGVAIFSTSKSQFQVSAEISALL
- a CDS encoding ABC transporter permease, producing the protein MKINAGYFQQFWGAVRNRYSILLVLIVLIVVSSLINPNFLTPTNLSNVSRQISVTTILAFGETILIICGLLDLSSGSVLALSGVLSVSVYKISGSLPLAFFVAIAVAVFANFINGLMVTKFKTPPFIATLAMQAMARGAALLYTNGQNIYQIGGYTVFGQGFIGFIPTPVVFLLVFFFLTWYILKHTRFGRSLFAIGGNEEAAVASGINVNRNKMIAFLVNGVLVGVAGVLFMSRVNSGLPNGAINYEFQALTSSIIGGTSFSGGVGTAGGTVAGAFIVGFLNNIMNLTNVNSYLQQIVRGAIIALAVIYDIKSKSSREKKKLGTITGTEKK
- a CDS encoding PHP domain-containing protein gives rise to the protein MITADLHIHSCLSPCGSLEMSPRAIIDGAAEKGLSLIALSDHNATANCAPLVRLGSDMGIAVIPGIEVTTVEEAHVLIFFAGLGVAEDFAAFIYAHLPDIYNTPSKMGDQVAVDEYGTIVGEIEKYLGTATDLSVDRLFEEAVSRGALVVPSHIDRPYAGLIAQLGFIPDIPFHGVEVAFERNLNLAGDFAVLASSDAHIPELIGSKQSHLTCNEAPGFAALKAALENRQVVTVYGET
- a CDS encoding sugar ABC transporter ATP-binding protein translates to MEGIKLRVSGIEKSFPGVKALSNINFSVRTGTVHVLCGENGAGKSTLMKIINGVYKQDRGSIFIDEKPVTINNPTQAREHGISMIFQELNYIPELTVEESLFVGRLPVNRWGKVDWKKIRAETGRLLHEEGLQYSPTTRMKDLSVSDVQMLEIVKAISCKSEIIIMDEPTSAITQKEVEFLFKKIEKLKKNGTSIIYISHKMDEIFRIADEITVLRDGSVVDTRSRDNITIDEVITLMVGRELSKEFPKDQVEAGEPVFEVQGLTREGYFENVSFSVRRREIVGFAGLMGAGRTEVMRAIFGLDPYSAGTIYKDGKEVKSRSVHGCIDNGVVMLSEDRRRYGIIPIRGVRENVTLANLKKFFYKGRLHARKEVMFVKNICDQMNVKTPSYETTVDSLSGGNQQKVVLAKWMINDPDVLIMDEPTRGIDVGAKYEIYKLMNSFVGSDKAIIIVSSELPELLGMCDRIYVMSKGRIAGVLERKDFSQEAVMKMATGLRMEEAVNEN